A genome region from Triticum aestivum cultivar Chinese Spring chromosome 2B, IWGSC CS RefSeq v2.1, whole genome shotgun sequence includes the following:
- the LOC123041955 gene encoding putative lipid-transfer protein DIR1: protein MAKSHTLVAVLLLVMALSPAALEGVHGVCGMSNDEFRLCQPAAAVNNPTESPSVECCAALGKANLSCICRYKGIAGIWLKMYHIDAKRAMALPGKCGLTMPNNCS from the coding sequence ATGGCTAAGTCACACACATTGGTTGCGGTATTGTTGCTTGTCATGGCACTGTCCCCCGCTGCACTAGAGGGTGTTCATGGCGTCTGCGGCATGTCGAATGATGAATTCAGGCTTTGTCAGCCCGCGGCGGCAGTGAATAACCCGACAGAGAGTCCGTCGGTTGAGTGTTGTGCTGCGCTTGGGAAGGCCAATCTATCATGCATTTGCCGCTACAAAGGCATCGCCGGCATATGGCTGAAAATGTACCACATCGACGCAAAGCGCGCCATGGCTCTGCCCGGCAAGTGTGGTCTCACCATGCCCAACAACTGCTCGTGA
- the LOC123041954 gene encoding putative lipid-transfer protein DIR1 — protein MDKSQALAATLLLVMVVSLAALEGVHGICGMSNDEFKLFQPAAAVNNPKDSPSAECCDALGMANLSCICRYKGIAGIWLRMYHIDANRAMALPGKRSLTMPNNCS, from the coding sequence ATGGATAAGTCACAGGCATTGGCTGCAACATTGTTGCTTGTCATGGTGGTGTCCCTAGCCGCACTAGAGGGTGTTCATGGCATCTGTGGCATGTCGAATGATGAATTCAAGCTTTTCCAGCCTGCGGCGGCAGTGAATAACCCAAAAGACAGTCCGTCGGCTGAATGTTGTGATGCGCTTGGGATGGCCAACCTATCATGCATCTGTCGCTACAAGGGCATCGCCGGCATATGGCTGAGAATGTACCACATCGATGCAAACCGCGCCATGGCGCTGCCCGGCAAGCGCAGTCTCACCATGCCGAACAACTGCTCGTGA